A DNA window from Chelativorans sp. AA-79 contains the following coding sequences:
- a CDS encoding branched-chain amino acid ABC transporter permease, translating to MTLFLQTVLNGLVLGGIYSLAAVGFSLVFGVLGIVNLTHGIFVVAGAYGALFLFARMGIDPLLAIIPIGLVLFAVGYVYQRTIIQWAVSRASLVASLVVTFGVAMMARNGLQLVFGPDVHTITPTYSFMSLTLGPLRIDVVRIVALGASLVLLVALALVLARTHFGRAIRATAQQPLAAELSGLNVRNLHGLTFGLGAAMAGASGAIIGIVQPFTAASEVAWTLNAFIVVVLGGIGSPAGALVGGLLLGLINAFTAQYIGPSLTQAAMFLVLVLMLLVRPSGLLGNAFGESR from the coding sequence ATGACGCTCTTTCTGCAAACAGTTCTGAACGGCCTCGTGCTGGGAGGTATCTATTCGCTTGCTGCCGTTGGGTTCTCGCTCGTCTTCGGCGTGCTCGGCATCGTCAATCTGACGCATGGCATCTTCGTGGTCGCGGGAGCGTATGGCGCCCTTTTCCTGTTTGCACGGATGGGCATCGACCCGCTTTTGGCCATCATCCCGATCGGACTGGTCCTGTTCGCCGTCGGCTATGTGTATCAGCGCACCATCATCCAGTGGGCCGTTTCGCGCGCTTCGCTGGTCGCCTCCCTGGTTGTCACTTTCGGCGTTGCCATGATGGCGCGCAACGGGCTGCAACTCGTCTTCGGGCCAGATGTGCATACGATCACGCCGACATACAGCTTCATGAGCCTGACCCTTGGTCCGCTTCGTATCGATGTCGTGCGGATCGTCGCCCTCGGGGCCAGCTTGGTTCTGCTCGTGGCCCTCGCCCTGGTTCTCGCCCGCACGCATTTCGGACGGGCGATCCGCGCGACCGCCCAGCAGCCGCTGGCGGCCGAACTTTCCGGGCTCAATGTGCGCAATCTGCATGGACTCACCTTTGGGCTTGGCGCAGCGATGGCCGGCGCTTCCGGCGCCATTATCGGCATCGTCCAGCCTTTTACGGCGGCAAGTGAGGTCGCCTGGACACTCAATGCCTTCATCGTCGTCGTGCTCGGCGGCATCGGCAGTCCGGCCGGGGCGCTTGTGGGCGGGCTGCTCCTTGGGCTGATCAATGCCTTCACGGCGCAATATATCGGCCCCTCTCTCACCCAGGCCGCCATGTTCCTGGTGCTGGTCCTGATGCTCCTGGTGCGGCCCAGCGGCCTGCTCGGCAACGCGTTTGGAGAAAGCCGATGA
- a CDS encoding branched-chain amino acid ABC transporter permease, translating into MNRTLPLVIGAVIVIAAALLPLWIGPFYTRVAQLFFFSAGMAIAWNILGGFSGYWSFGHTVFIGMGAFSAAHIVNRLGPFGDGPLSMIAPILLAGLICGLFAAILAYPILRLRGIYFAIAMLGVSQVVGELVNNVSWFQGGIGVFLQTPVPSAMTPEDFFYYIFGGLLLLCFLISVAVRNSRFGYALLSIREDEDTAMMLGVATERYKIMAFVLSAILVGIMGAVYGYSVGYFTTYTVFRLDFSLNLIVFCLIGGIGTLFGPIIGTAVMLFITQVLLSRFLDIHLLITGAMVVAIILLMPGGIIGALSFRKRRANQAEPAAAEARA; encoded by the coding sequence ATGAACCGCACGCTCCCTCTCGTCATCGGTGCGGTCATAGTCATTGCCGCGGCACTGCTGCCACTCTGGATCGGACCTTTCTACACACGCGTGGCCCAGCTCTTCTTCTTCTCGGCCGGCATGGCGATCGCGTGGAACATTCTCGGTGGCTTTTCCGGCTATTGGAGTTTCGGCCACACGGTCTTCATCGGAATGGGCGCCTTCAGCGCCGCCCATATCGTGAACAGGCTCGGCCCGTTCGGCGACGGGCCGTTGTCGATGATCGCCCCGATCCTCCTGGCCGGCCTCATCTGCGGATTGTTCGCGGCCATCCTCGCCTATCCGATCCTTCGCCTGCGGGGCATCTATTTCGCGATAGCGATGCTCGGCGTGAGCCAGGTCGTCGGCGAACTGGTGAACAATGTGAGCTGGTTCCAGGGGGGCATCGGAGTCTTCCTGCAGACACCGGTTCCCAGCGCCATGACCCCGGAGGACTTCTTCTACTACATTTTCGGCGGGCTGCTCCTGCTGTGCTTCCTGATCTCGGTTGCAGTACGCAATTCCCGCTTCGGCTACGCGTTGCTGTCGATCCGTGAAGACGAGGATACCGCCATGATGCTGGGCGTGGCGACCGAGCGTTACAAGATCATGGCCTTTGTGCTTTCCGCTATTCTCGTCGGCATTATGGGTGCGGTCTACGGCTACAGCGTCGGCTATTTCACGACCTATACCGTCTTCCGCCTGGACTTCTCCCTGAACCTGATCGTCTTCTGTCTGATCGGCGGGATAGGCACCCTGTTCGGGCCGATCATCGGAACCGCGGTCATGCTCTTCATCACGCAGGTGCTGCTGTCACGCTTCCTCGACATCCACCTTCTCATCACCGGCGCCATGGTGGTCGCGATCATCCTTCTCATGCCTGGCGGCATCATTGGCGCCCTGAGTTTCCGGAAACGCAGGGCAAACCAGGCTGAACCGGCCGCGGCGGAGGCGAGGGCATGA
- a CDS encoding ABC transporter ATP-binding protein, whose translation MSGIILSGRGVTKSFRGLIAIQNVDFEIPAGAIFGLIGPNGAGKSTLFNLITGYYPLTGGEIRFKGEDISGLPTYRRNQAGIARAFQISKPFPALTVRENVRVGAMFGRPGGSQPEKVVDEALAIAGLEELADRTAEGLTVGSLRKLEVARAYATRPSLLLADEPCAGLNPIETEEMVTCLRKVRERGTTVWLVEHDMKAVTSICDRILVIDAGQKIAEGTPQEVVADPKVISAYLGEPLEEQAS comes from the coding sequence ATGAGCGGGATCATCCTGTCGGGGCGCGGAGTCACAAAGTCCTTTCGTGGGCTGATCGCCATCCAGAACGTCGATTTCGAGATACCGGCTGGCGCCATCTTCGGGCTGATCGGGCCCAATGGCGCCGGCAAGTCGACCCTGTTCAATCTCATCACCGGCTATTACCCGCTCACAGGAGGCGAGATCCGGTTCAAGGGCGAGGATATTTCCGGCCTGCCCACCTATCGACGCAATCAGGCGGGTATCGCCCGGGCCTTCCAGATATCGAAACCCTTCCCTGCCCTTACGGTGCGGGAAAATGTGCGCGTGGGCGCGATGTTTGGCAGGCCGGGCGGAAGCCAGCCCGAAAAGGTGGTGGATGAGGCGCTTGCCATTGCCGGTCTGGAGGAACTCGCCGACCGCACGGCGGAAGGGTTGACCGTTGGCTCGCTTCGCAAGCTGGAGGTCGCGCGCGCCTATGCCACCCGACCCTCGCTTCTCCTCGCCGACGAACCTTGCGCCGGCCTCAACCCCATCGAGACGGAGGAAATGGTCACCTGCCTTCGCAAGGTGCGCGAGCGGGGCACGACGGTGTGGCTGGTTGAGCACGACATGAAGGCGGTCACGAGCATTTGTGACCGCATCCTCGTGATCGACGCCGGCCAGAAGATCGCCGAGGGAACGCCCCAGGAGGTCGTGGCCGACCCCAAGGTGATCTCGGCCTATCTCGGCGAACCGCTCGAGGAGCAGGCCAGCTGA